One genomic region from Nocardia vinacea encodes:
- a CDS encoding CAP domain-containing protein encodes MSRKIIGGAVLALAIAATTAVTGLPCTAAPAAAAPTCDNADDPVHGYQYFANKYPNNGLGAMFALNDQFDKIEHAVFCLTNIERANAGVPELKWSDDLRNSAADFARHAEGRQWWTDGANSHDDPDLAGVPVLTQIQRRVKSYNPCTYYQGDGHDVNRWSENTYAGWGSNTFTTARAALTWWMNSPTHKANILDRNVTKLGAGVRAGAARPGFDTTDPAGIFVQQFVSCS; translated from the coding sequence ATGAGCCGCAAGATCATCGGCGGTGCCGTCCTGGCGCTGGCCATCGCCGCCACCACCGCCGTCACCGGTCTCCCGTGCACCGCCGCGCCCGCCGCAGCGGCCCCAACCTGCGATAACGCCGACGACCCGGTGCACGGCTACCAGTACTTCGCGAACAAGTACCCCAACAACGGCCTCGGCGCCATGTTCGCCCTCAACGACCAGTTCGACAAGATCGAGCACGCCGTCTTCTGCCTCACCAACATCGAACGCGCCAATGCCGGTGTCCCCGAGCTGAAATGGAGCGACGACTTGCGCAACAGCGCAGCTGATTTCGCCCGCCACGCCGAGGGGCGCCAATGGTGGACCGACGGGGCGAACTCTCACGACGATCCCGACCTCGCCGGTGTCCCGGTGCTCACCCAGATCCAACGCCGCGTGAAGTCCTACAACCCCTGCACCTACTACCAGGGCGATGGCCACGACGTGAACCGCTGGTCGGAGAACACCTACGCAGGCTGGGGCTCGAACACCTTCACCACCGCCCGAGCAGCCCTCACCTGGTGGATGAACAGCCCCACCCACAAGGCCAACATCCTCGACCGCAACGTCACCAAGCTCGGTGCAGGTGTCCGCGCCGGCGCCGCGCGCCCCGGCTTCGACACCACCGACCCCGCCGGCATCTTCGTCCAGCAATTCGTCTCCTGCAGCTGA
- a CDS encoding metalloregulator ArsR/SmtB family transcription factor codes for MARAATTSDVFNAIAEPQRREILILLRAGERPVTELARELGMTQPGASKHLRVLREVGLVRDRKAGKQRLYGLDARGLRPIHEWTGGFERFWNESFDRLDAYVQDLKQTRQEE; via the coding sequence ATGGCACGAGCAGCGACGACGTCGGACGTCTTCAACGCGATCGCCGAGCCGCAGCGCCGGGAGATCCTGATATTGCTGCGGGCGGGTGAGCGGCCGGTGACCGAGTTGGCCCGGGAGCTGGGGATGACCCAGCCGGGAGCGTCCAAACACCTGCGGGTGCTCCGGGAGGTCGGGCTGGTGCGGGACCGCAAGGCAGGCAAGCAGCGCCTGTACGGCCTGGACGCCCGCGGGCTGCGACCGATCCACGAGTGGACCGGCGGGTTCGAGCGGTTCTGGAACGAGAGCTTCGACCGGCTGGACGCATACGTGCAGGACCTGAAGCAGACACGGCAGGAGGAATGA
- a CDS encoding SRPBCC family protein has product MAEARQETRAEPATADREIVISRVISAPRELVFEAFTEVRHLSRWWGPEGFTTTTQSFEFRVGGEWDFVMHGPDGTDYSEWISWTEIAPPERIALLHGESRDDPNAFESVLTFVPDGAATRIEMRTVFPTKELRDEAVEKYHAIEGGQQTLSNLAAYVNEIVRKGVED; this is encoded by the coding sequence ATGGCAGAAGCAAGGCAAGAAACGCGGGCGGAGCCGGCGACGGCCGACCGCGAGATCGTGATCTCCCGGGTCATCAGCGCCCCACGGGAGCTGGTGTTCGAGGCGTTCACCGAGGTCCGGCACCTGTCGCGATGGTGGGGACCGGAGGGGTTCACCACCACCACGCAGTCGTTCGAGTTCCGCGTCGGCGGGGAGTGGGACTTCGTGATGCACGGACCGGACGGGACGGACTACTCCGAGTGGATCTCCTGGACCGAGATCGCCCCGCCGGAGCGGATCGCGCTGCTGCACGGTGAGTCCCGCGACGACCCGAACGCCTTCGAGTCGGTCCTCACGTTCGTGCCCGACGGCGCGGCGACCCGGATCGAGATGCGCACGGTGTTCCCCACCAAGGAGCTGCGCGACGAGGCGGTCGAGAAGTACCACGCGATCGAGGGCGGGCAGCAGACCCTGAGCAACCTGGCTGCCTACGTCAACGAGATCGTTCGGAAGGGAGTGGAGGACTGA
- a CDS encoding dihydrofolate reductase family protein encodes MAGKVFFSVSMSLDGFIAPESPEDLMGQQWMELQQWIFPLRFFRENLKLGAGGEEGRDNDIVRETFERTGASVMGKRMFDAGEQAWPEEAPFHTPVFVVTHEKRDPWERPGGTTFHFVNDGIEPALDQAREAAGDRDVRIAGGGATILEYVNAGLIDEFSIALSPVLFGSGIRLFEGVDAGRVALEPVRAEPSPRVTHLTYAVRER; translated from the coding sequence ATGGCCGGAAAGGTGTTCTTCAGCGTGTCGATGTCGCTGGACGGGTTCATCGCGCCCGAGTCCCCCGAGGACTTGATGGGGCAGCAGTGGATGGAACTGCAGCAGTGGATCTTCCCGCTGCGGTTCTTCCGGGAGAACCTGAAGCTCGGCGCGGGCGGCGAGGAGGGGCGCGACAACGACATCGTGCGGGAGACGTTCGAGCGCACCGGTGCGAGCGTGATGGGCAAGCGCATGTTCGACGCCGGCGAGCAGGCGTGGCCGGAGGAGGCGCCGTTCCACACGCCGGTGTTCGTCGTGACCCACGAGAAGCGTGACCCCTGGGAGCGGCCGGGTGGGACCACCTTCCACTTCGTCAACGACGGCATCGAGCCCGCGCTCGACCAGGCCCGCGAGGCCGCCGGCGACCGAGACGTGCGCATCGCGGGCGGCGGCGCAACGATCCTGGAATACGTGAACGCCGGTCTGATCGACGAGTTCTCGATCGCGCTCTCACCTGTGCTGTTCGGCTCCGGAATCCGCCTGTTCGAGGGCGTGGACGCGGGCCGCGTGGCCCTGGAGCCGGTCCGCGCGGAGCCCTCCCCGAGGGTGACGCACCTGACCTACGCCGTCCGGGAGCGGTAG
- a CDS encoding alpha/beta hydrolase, translating to MRFRIRFRRLALGLAATLTALFALALPVAYAWEPPSSDLPSHYLTRIESRYVETDLARFHYTVSGSGSPVVLIAGGGLWGYSWREAAPALARQHTVYAVDLPSQGYTELHSAGFAFDLPAMADAIATFLDAVGLNRTALVGHSWGGAWSLYFAEQHPERVERLVLLDSPGLDAEKAPITPLFKTPVIGELTTNLTTRSFYADSIRGTFAHQDLVTDELIDEFYPPFSRPSNRDGFLALWRNLDYRRTDAGLNQVTAPTLVLWGGDDRWLPSSQATRLADRIPPRRGGHPARLRPHRARGLPRRDDPPDHDLPELITMNASSLASKTSVQSS from the coding sequence ATGCGATTCAGAATCCGCTTCCGCCGCCTGGCCCTCGGGCTCGCCGCCACCCTGACCGCGCTGTTCGCGCTGGCTCTTCCGGTCGCCTACGCCTGGGAGCCGCCGAGCTCGGACCTGCCCTCGCACTACCTGACGCGCATCGAATCCCGGTATGTCGAAACTGATCTCGCTCGGTTCCACTACACCGTCTCGGGTAGCGGATCACCCGTCGTCCTGATCGCCGGTGGCGGCCTGTGGGGCTACTCCTGGCGGGAGGCGGCCCCCGCACTCGCCCGGCAGCACACCGTCTACGCGGTCGACCTGCCCAGCCAGGGCTACACCGAATTGCACAGCGCCGGTTTCGCCTTCGACCTGCCCGCCATGGCGGACGCCATCGCGACCTTCCTCGACGCCGTCGGCTTGAACCGCACCGCGCTGGTCGGGCACTCGTGGGGTGGGGCCTGGAGCCTGTACTTCGCCGAACAGCATCCGGAACGCGTCGAGCGGCTCGTGCTCCTGGACTCCCCCGGCCTGGACGCCGAAAAAGCTCCGATCACACCGCTGTTCAAGACGCCAGTGATCGGTGAACTGACCACCAATCTCACGACCCGGTCCTTCTACGCCGACAGCATCCGCGGCACGTTCGCGCACCAGGATCTCGTCACCGACGAGCTGATCGACGAGTTCTACCCGCCGTTCTCCCGGCCCTCCAACCGTGACGGCTTCCTGGCCCTGTGGCGAAATCTCGACTACCGCCGCACCGACGCCGGACTGAACCAGGTGACCGCACCCACCCTGGTGCTCTGGGGCGGCGACGACCGATGGCTGCCGTCCTCACAAGCAACCCGACTGGCCGACCGCATCCCCCCACGCCGAGGCGGTCATCCTGCCCGGCTGCGGCCACACCGTGCACGAGGACTGCCCCGCCGCGACGATCCCCCGGATCACGACCTTCCTGAACTGATCACCATGAACGCGAGCAGCCTCGCATCGAAAACCAGTGTCCAATCGTCGTAG
- a CDS encoding YybH family protein: MTSPNDFQSRADRIEVDEVEIRQQIDKVVEGLRAKDLEAVKQLYTTDVVSFDVEPPLQHVGIAAKLENWAKVFTVFENVTYEIRDLTFTVGDDVAFGHAFARLSGTLKNGATTSGMWVRVTYGMRKIDDTWLIAHDQVSVPLDIPSGKGVVDLEP, encoded by the coding sequence ATGACGAGCCCGAACGACTTTCAGTCACGCGCTGACCGTATCGAGGTAGATGAAGTCGAGATTCGCCAGCAAATCGACAAGGTAGTCGAAGGACTGCGCGCCAAGGATCTCGAGGCCGTGAAACAGCTGTACACAACCGACGTCGTGTCCTTCGATGTCGAGCCGCCGCTCCAGCATGTCGGGATAGCGGCGAAACTCGAGAACTGGGCGAAAGTCTTCACGGTCTTCGAGAATGTGACCTATGAGATTCGCGACCTGACGTTCACCGTAGGCGATGATGTGGCATTCGGGCACGCCTTTGCTCGTCTCAGCGGCACGCTGAAGAACGGGGCCACAACGAGCGGTATGTGGGTCCGGGTCACGTACGGCATGCGGAAGATCGACGACACCTGGTTGATCGCGCACGATCAGGTGTCGGTGCCGCTCGACATCCCGAGCGGCAAAGGTGTGGTCGACCTCGAGCCCTGA
- a CDS encoding NAD(P)H-dependent oxidoreductase, which translates to MIRIGIILGSTRPNRNGPQVAQWVLDSASQRGDAEFELIDLRDHPLPHLDEPVAPMFGPSVHAHTRAWAERIAPFDGFVVVTPEYNGGAPGVLKNAIDHLCAEWTDKAVGFVSYGVSGGARAVAQLRVVCSTLGMADVSRPVEISVLTDFENHTTFTPRDRHTTALNTLLDQLIAWSTALAPLRRPATDTPHINSEGTNHDEPERLSVTR; encoded by the coding sequence ATGATCAGAATCGGCATCATCCTCGGCAGTACCCGGCCCAACCGCAACGGCCCGCAGGTCGCCCAGTGGGTTCTGGACTCGGCATCGCAGCGCGGCGACGCCGAGTTCGAACTGATCGATCTGCGCGACCACCCGCTGCCGCATCTGGACGAGCCCGTGGCGCCGATGTTCGGCCCGTCGGTGCATGCGCACACCCGTGCCTGGGCCGAGCGGATCGCCCCGTTCGACGGCTTCGTGGTGGTGACCCCGGAGTACAACGGCGGCGCCCCCGGGGTACTGAAGAACGCCATCGACCACCTGTGCGCGGAATGGACCGACAAGGCGGTCGGATTCGTCTCCTACGGCGTGAGCGGCGGCGCCCGCGCGGTGGCGCAGCTGCGGGTGGTCTGCAGCACGCTGGGCATGGCCGATGTGAGCCGTCCGGTGGAGATCTCGGTGCTCACCGATTTCGAGAACCACACCACCTTCACACCGCGCGACCGCCACACCACAGCGCTGAACACCTTGCTGGATCAGCTCATCGCATGGAGCACCGCTCTGGCGCCGCTACGGCGGCCCGCCACCGATACCCCGCACATCAACTCCGAAGGAACCAATCATGACGAGCCCGAACGACTTTCAGTCACGCGCTGA
- a CDS encoding sigma factor, translating into MTDPHLPGVIGERRQLINLGYRLLGSLAEEDLVQETYARWYALSERQRRDVAAPGAWLTTVASRICSARLAPGGNVMWANGFRSR; encoded by the coding sequence ATGACTGACCCGCACCTGCCCGGGGTGATCGGTGAACGCCGTCAGCTGATCAATCTCGGCTACCGGCTGCTCGGCTCCCTGGCCGAGGAGGATCTCGTGCAGGAGACTTACGCGCGCTGGTACGCGCTGTCCGAGCGGCAGCGGCGGGACGTGGCGGCGCCCGGCGCGTGGTTGACGACGGTCGCCAGCCGGATCTGCTCGGCTCGGCTCGCGCCAGGCGGGAACGTTATGTGGGCGAATGGATTCCGGAGCCGGTAA
- a CDS encoding GNAT family N-acetyltransferase, producing the protein MTQQTESVATEPIDTIVVEPMSSPADARAFKELNEEWIVALFSLEPADSVKLDNPEREIVAKGGQVLIARDGDDIVGCVALVPEGDGVFELSKMAVARDRRGRGLGRIILQEAIDYARRQSATALFLGSSTKLADAVHLYESIGFVHVPSDQIGPMPYERADVFMRYELD; encoded by the coding sequence GTGACACAGCAGACCGAATCCGTTGCCACCGAACCGATCGACACCATCGTCGTCGAGCCGATGTCCAGCCCGGCCGATGCACGGGCGTTCAAGGAACTCAACGAGGAATGGATCGTCGCGCTGTTCTCCCTCGAACCCGCCGACTCCGTCAAACTGGACAACCCGGAGCGCGAGATCGTCGCCAAGGGCGGACAGGTGCTCATCGCCCGCGACGGCGACGACATCGTCGGATGTGTGGCGCTGGTGCCGGAGGGCGACGGCGTGTTCGAGCTGTCGAAGATGGCGGTGGCGCGGGACCGGCGCGGCCGCGGCCTCGGCCGCATCATCCTGCAGGAGGCCATCGACTACGCCCGCCGGCAGAGCGCCACGGCGCTGTTCCTCGGTAGCAGCACCAAGTTGGCCGACGCTGTGCATCTGTACGAATCGATCGGTTTCGTGCACGTCCCGAGCGATCAGATCGGGCCGATGCCGTACGAGCGCGCGGATGTGTTCATGCGGTACGAGCTGGACTGA
- a CDS encoding LysR family transcriptional regulator — protein sequence MNNGVELRHLRYFLAVAEELHFGRAAARLHIAQPALTQQIQRLETLLGTRVFDRTSRSVALTPAGEVLRERAAAILGHATRDLDEVARIGQGSQGRLYLGFVPSVLPLKPLRSVRQFRDHYPLVQIDLIEGYTTHMMAQLGYGALDMAIVRDPDEQPDTVVFPLVTEPFMAVLPVDHPLADHATLTGSDLADDPLVFFPRAAGSHAHDKNLRPLVEAGYRPRIVQEGNNWTTILHLVGEGLGVTIAPRSATFTAPQTVRIVPLTETTATTTVYVAHRVDDDRALVRNFLSLLPKDDARASSPEDRTAYAAADLDVVPEITAATTKARSDIGSG from the coding sequence ATGAATAATGGGGTCGAACTACGGCACCTGCGCTACTTCCTGGCGGTCGCCGAGGAGCTGCATTTCGGCCGGGCGGCCGCGCGGCTGCACATCGCTCAACCCGCGCTGACCCAGCAGATCCAGCGGCTGGAGACTCTGCTGGGAACCCGCGTGTTCGACCGCACCTCGCGCAGTGTCGCCCTGACTCCGGCGGGAGAGGTACTGCGCGAGCGGGCCGCGGCGATCCTCGGTCACGCGACCCGCGACCTCGACGAGGTCGCGCGCATCGGCCAGGGCAGCCAGGGGCGGCTCTACCTGGGCTTCGTCCCATCGGTGCTGCCGCTGAAACCGCTGCGGAGTGTCCGGCAGTTCCGGGACCACTACCCGCTGGTCCAGATCGACCTCATCGAGGGCTACACCACCCACATGATGGCGCAGCTCGGCTACGGCGCGCTCGACATGGCGATCGTGCGCGACCCCGACGAGCAGCCCGACACCGTCGTATTCCCGCTGGTCACCGAGCCGTTCATGGCGGTGCTGCCGGTCGATCACCCGCTGGCGGACCATGCCACCCTCACCGGCTCCGACCTCGCCGACGACCCGCTGGTGTTCTTCCCCCGGGCCGCGGGCTCCCATGCCCACGACAAGAATCTGCGGCCCCTGGTGGAAGCTGGTTACCGGCCCCGCATCGTGCAGGAGGGCAACAACTGGACCACCATCCTCCACCTGGTGGGTGAGGGGCTGGGCGTCACTATCGCACCGCGCAGCGCGACGTTCACCGCGCCGCAGACCGTGCGCATCGTGCCACTCACCGAAACCACCGCCACGACAACGGTTTACGTGGCTCACCGGGTCGATGACGATCGGGCTCTCGTTCGCAACTTCCTATCGCTACTGCCGAAGGATGACGCTCGGGCGAGCAGCCCGGAGGATCGAACGGCATATGCGGCAGCAGATCTGGACGTAGTGCCGGAAATCACGGCCGCAACCACCAAGGCGCGTAGCGATATCGGGAGCGGCTGA
- a CDS encoding DUF433 domain-containing protein, whose amino-acid sequence MYGLSQVDRILGLKTGTARRWIDGYRRGTKSYPPVVRSEPTGDEIVTWGEFVEARLLSEYREAGVPLFKMRPVVELLRAELDTKYPLASARTWLDVDGREIVRRAQEQTELDKRLALVEVVRTDQTMLEWTAPAQEFADSAIWSDQSRDAVLISLRPLPEIPQVLVDPRRSFGEPSVRGVRTDIIGELIRAGDPPEMIADMYELEPELVNAAVRYELLRVPQAS is encoded by the coding sequence GTGTACGGCCTGAGCCAGGTCGATCGCATCCTCGGCCTCAAAACTGGTACAGCCCGCCGATGGATCGACGGGTACCGACGTGGCACCAAGTCTTACCCACCCGTAGTCCGGTCAGAGCCGACAGGCGACGAGATCGTGACCTGGGGCGAGTTCGTCGAGGCGCGGCTGTTGTCGGAGTATCGCGAAGCTGGCGTTCCCTTGTTCAAGATGCGCCCCGTCGTTGAGCTGCTAAGAGCCGAACTCGATACAAAATATCCCCTCGCCTCTGCCCGCACCTGGCTCGACGTCGACGGCAGAGAGATCGTTCGTCGAGCCCAGGAACAGACCGAACTCGACAAGCGGCTGGCGCTGGTCGAAGTCGTTCGCACCGATCAGACCATGCTGGAGTGGACTGCCCCCGCACAGGAATTCGCCGATTCGGCCATATGGAGTGACCAGAGCCGCGACGCCGTGCTCATCAGCCTCCGACCTCTACCTGAGATACCCCAGGTATTGGTCGACCCGCGACGCAGCTTCGGTGAACCATCAGTCAGGGGGGTACGCACCGACATCATCGGTGAACTGATCCGCGCGGGCGACCCGCCCGAAATGATCGCCGACATGTACGAACTGGAACCAGAACTCGTCAACGCTGCTGTGCGGTACGAGCTGCTGCGTGTCCCACAGGCGAGCTGA
- a CDS encoding Dam family site-specific DNA-(adenine-N6)-methyltransferase — MPPSSSSPSGSGSRPNGDASELEIGPFLKWPGGKRWLVELHAHLFRFQFDRYIEPFLGAGSVYFHLKPEQAILGDLNEDLITAYRGIQQDPDGVQILLEKHHVLHNKEYYYEVRKEIPPGLVARAARIIYLNRTCFNGIYRVNQQGLFNVPIGTRDQVVRDTDNFAGVSRLLHGVDLRHGDFEPLVDEAQAGDFVFLDPPYTVRHNTNGFIKYNEKLFSWDDQERLAKAATRAAERGAKVVVTNASHITVRRLYPGSVFKFRRVSRFSSISASGDSRKHFEELVITNKHTGRARAVRGFLQ; from the coding sequence ATGCCGCCAAGTTCATCCTCGCCATCGGGCAGCGGAAGTCGACCGAACGGCGACGCGAGCGAACTCGAGATCGGCCCGTTCCTGAAGTGGCCAGGCGGGAAGCGATGGCTGGTGGAATTGCATGCCCACCTTTTTCGCTTTCAGTTTGACCGATATATTGAGCCATTCCTCGGTGCTGGCTCCGTCTATTTTCATCTCAAGCCTGAGCAGGCGATCCTTGGCGACTTAAACGAGGATCTAATCACTGCCTATCGAGGCATTCAACAGGACCCCGACGGGGTTCAGATCCTACTTGAGAAGCATCACGTCCTACACAACAAAGAATACTACTACGAAGTTCGGAAAGAGATCCCACCTGGGCTCGTGGCGCGGGCTGCCCGGATCATTTACTTGAACAGGACATGCTTTAACGGAATATACCGCGTGAATCAACAGGGGCTCTTCAATGTCCCGATCGGAACCAGAGATCAGGTTGTGCGCGACACCGATAACTTCGCGGGAGTTTCCCGTCTGCTGCACGGCGTGGATTTGCGACACGGGGACTTCGAACCACTTGTTGATGAAGCACAAGCCGGAGACTTTGTTTTTCTCGACCCTCCTTACACTGTCCGACATAACACTAATGGCTTTATCAAATATAACGAGAAGCTCTTCTCATGGGACGATCAGGAAAGACTGGCTAAAGCTGCCACGCGGGCAGCTGAGCGTGGGGCGAAAGTAGTGGTAACCAATGCGTCTCACATTACTGTGCGCCGCCTGTATCCAGGCAGCGTTTTCAAGTTTCGACGCGTAAGCCGGTTCTCGTCGATCTCAGCTTCAGGCGATAGTCGTAAACATTTTGAGGAACTAGTGATAACCAATAAGCACACTGGGAGGGCGCGTGCAGTCAGAGGATTTCTTCAATAA
- a CDS encoding helicase HerA domain-containing protein: MQSEDFFNKLEYQDTPLAALTDFLDAEQRYEHAQQIDKMRFVGYVLELGYDTATIITSDPYKVTVGGIPRGSFLILAPHDLKGLAPHFTLLRVSDTAPTPLSGQVQQTYFELHKKSMPELDVWTQSELQWGALRSAVLGMFYPDKNDRTKIAFSGDVNTVVSAHRYRVYAPDEALLDLIVNGLVKRKDGEPFGIGDLRPTENELASILNADTGKATSTSVKVSVEDFKGARTAMFGKTRLGKSNVVKLLAQAIIDSTKDNRSVGQLIFDINGEYANDNEWEGSRSIRSANEDLCDVYALTQRPQTPSKPLRLNFYEQPSSAIDILSSLLSQDNKKSDYIEGFASVTLPSIDEVQHDNEHGSHTRGMRRIQTFWAILHVAGFIADEPRMAGLKRGEAGWFTVRASESVFDPAFSQAVRSEVYGKGNEPQKPMSLAELVSELRQIIGFLREEPSDGPRKKVHEELVKKFEADDFALFEFLSPRRSSSTGPTLLNRYRLYHHPRATDFEREVLAALDAGRTVILDLGNATDQIRTFFADSLSRAVFSHQEDKFTAANLGKHYVQLYFEEAHNLFPAKADLKGVYARFAKEGAKFHIGMTYSTQSPSTIYGELLTQTENFFVGHLSSSDETRALARLQRAFVGIEEEIMRSRTPGFMRMLTQSHRFVIPVQAKLFEARSGS; encoded by the coding sequence GTGCAGTCAGAGGATTTCTTCAATAAATTGGAGTACCAGGACACACCACTGGCAGCTCTAACGGATTTCTTGGATGCCGAGCAGCGCTACGAACATGCTCAACAGATTGATAAGATGCGATTCGTCGGTTATGTCCTCGAGCTAGGTTACGACACCGCCACCATAATCACTTCGGATCCTTACAAGGTGACTGTCGGCGGCATTCCGCGCGGCTCCTTCCTCATCCTCGCACCGCACGATCTGAAAGGTCTCGCACCACATTTCACACTGCTGCGGGTCAGCGATACAGCGCCGACTCCACTGTCAGGACAGGTGCAGCAGACGTACTTCGAACTACACAAGAAGTCCATGCCAGAGCTGGACGTGTGGACGCAGAGCGAGTTGCAGTGGGGAGCGCTTCGGTCCGCAGTGCTCGGCATGTTCTACCCGGACAAGAATGACCGGACCAAGATAGCGTTCTCCGGCGACGTAAACACTGTGGTCAGCGCCCACCGATACCGGGTTTATGCACCCGACGAGGCATTGCTGGACCTGATCGTCAACGGCTTGGTGAAGCGGAAGGACGGTGAGCCGTTTGGGATCGGTGACCTACGTCCGACAGAGAACGAACTTGCCTCCATCCTCAACGCTGATACTGGAAAGGCGACCTCGACAAGCGTCAAAGTTTCCGTGGAGGACTTCAAGGGTGCCCGAACCGCAATGTTCGGCAAGACACGACTGGGGAAGTCGAACGTGGTCAAGCTGCTGGCTCAAGCCATCATTGACTCGACCAAGGACAATCGGTCAGTCGGACAGCTGATCTTCGACATCAACGGAGAGTACGCCAACGATAACGAGTGGGAGGGCTCAAGATCCATTCGCAGTGCCAACGAGGATCTGTGCGACGTGTACGCACTCACTCAGCGTCCGCAAACTCCATCGAAGCCGCTGCGGCTGAACTTCTACGAGCAACCCTCCTCAGCGATTGACATCCTCAGTTCCTTGCTGTCCCAGGACAACAAGAAGTCCGACTATATCGAGGGATTCGCGAGCGTCACGCTCCCATCGATCGACGAAGTGCAACACGACAACGAGCACGGTAGCCACACTCGAGGCATGCGGCGCATCCAGACCTTCTGGGCAATCTTGCATGTTGCCGGGTTCATCGCGGACGAACCACGTATGGCCGGGTTGAAAAGAGGAGAGGCCGGCTGGTTCACTGTGCGGGCATCGGAGAGCGTCTTCGATCCGGCATTCAGTCAAGCTGTCCGTTCCGAGGTATATGGGAAGGGAAACGAGCCGCAGAAGCCGATGTCGCTGGCCGAGCTCGTCAGCGAGCTGCGGCAGATCATCGGTTTCCTCCGCGAAGAGCCATCTGATGGGCCTCGCAAGAAGGTCCACGAGGAGCTGGTAAAGAAATTCGAAGCAGACGACTTCGCCTTGTTCGAGTTCTTGTCACCACGACGATCGTCGAGCACCGGACCGACGCTGCTCAATCGATACCGGCTGTATCACCACCCACGAGCAACCGATTTCGAACGTGAGGTTCTGGCCGCTCTCGATGCGGGTCGCACCGTGATCCTGGATCTGGGAAACGCGACCGACCAGATACGCACATTCTTCGCCGATAGTCTTTCTCGGGCAGTATTCAGCCATCAGGAAGACAAGTTCACCGCAGCAAACCTCGGTAAGCACTACGTGCAGCTGTATTTCGAGGAAGCACACAACCTGTTCCCCGCCAAAGCGGACCTCAAAGGCGTTTACGCCCGATTCGCCAAAGAGGGTGCTAAATTCCACATCGGAATGACCTACTCGACCCAATCCCCGTCGACCATATACGGCGAGCTTCTCACCCAGACGGAGAACTTCTTCGTCGGGCATCTGTCCTCGTCGGACGAGACCAGGGCACTGGCCCGGCTCCAGCGGGCATTTGTCGGCATCGAGGAGGAGATCATGCGCTCTCGCACACCAGGTTTCATGCGCATGCTCACCCAGTCACACCGATTCGTGATCCCCGTGCAGGCGAAGCTGTTTGAGGCCAGGAGCGGGAGCTGA
- a CDS encoding IS110 family transposase: protein MIARLRWHLHELDPGWMPPGKLERASTYDRVTVHLAQFDGPVARLAVTLVEHCRRLTIEIDGLADEIGQRIHQVAASLLAIVGCADLTAAKIIGETAGVDRFRSKDSFARHNGSAPLPVWSPNRSRHRLSRTANRQLNAALHRIALTQARCDPDARALLAACIRRSSPRRHYAA, encoded by the coding sequence GTGATCGCACGGCTGCGCTGGCATCTGCACGAACTGGACCCGGGCTGGATGCCGCCGGGCAAGCTCGAACGCGCCAGCACCTACGACCGCGTAACAGTCCACCTGGCCCAATTCGACGGGCCCGTCGCCCGATTGGCGGTGACACTGGTCGAGCACTGCCGACGACTCACCATCGAGATTGACGGACTGGCCGACGAAATCGGCCAGCGGATCCATCAGGTCGCGGCGTCACTGTTGGCCATCGTCGGCTGCGCGGACCTGACCGCGGCGAAGATCATCGGCGAAACCGCCGGCGTCGACCGCTTCCGATCCAAGGACTCCTTCGCCCGCCACAACGGCAGCGCACCACTACCGGTCTGGTCGCCCAACCGCTCGCGACATCGCCTGTCCCGCACCGCAAACCGGCAACTCAACGCCGCACTCCACCGCATCGCCCTCACACAGGCACGCTGCGACCCAGACGCACGAGCACTGCTGGCTGCTTGTATCCGGCGATCTTCTCCAAGGCGCCATTACGCCGCTTGA